The Primulina tabacum isolate GXHZ01 chromosome 7, ASM2559414v2, whole genome shotgun sequence genome includes a window with the following:
- the LOC142552129 gene encoding protein HAIKU1-like: protein MDNSSNQQNSRQADHLGVNKFGKSIKKSPLHQPNFATPSRPQPQPRVYNINKNDFRNIVQQLTGSPSREPIRPLQNQPKPPNNRLQRVRPPPLAPTSRPPVQSHYHLRNPVAQLQPSAQLPNANNYMRPPPPHHHHHFDRQPSPTAWLPPTPTDVWTNTTESPISAYMRYLQNSIMDQDPQQPQSLRPPYPHPNPGVPLLPSPRINGGPHLLASPRLNGPTPLLESPRLNGPPPTFPSPRMHGAPPPLPSPNSQFLVPYPTGFWNLLSPRSPYPLLSPGYQYLPPISPGFSFSSASQSGILGPGPPLPPSPGYGFPLSPSGFFPFPSPSWRE from the coding sequence ATGGATAATTCCAGCAATCAACAAAATAGCAGGCAGGCTGATCATCTTGGGGTAAACAAGTTTGGTAAAAGCATTAAGAAAAGTCCGTTGCACCAACCTAACTTTGCCACCCCTTCCAGGCCGCAGCCTCAGCCCCGTGTCTATAATATTAATAAGAACGATTTTCGAAACATAGTTCAGCAGCTCACAGGTTCACCGTCCCGAGAACCAATCAGGCCTCTACAAAACCAACCTAAACCCCCTAATAACAGGTTACAGAGAGTTCGACCTCCACCTTTGGCGCCAACTAGTCGACCTCCTGTCCAAAGTCATTATCATTTACGGAACCCGGTAGCACAATTACAGCCTTCGGCACAACTTCCTAATGCCAACAACTATATGAGACcccctcctcctcatcatcatcaccaCTTTGATCGGCAACCTTCACCAACCGCATGGTTGCCCCCAACCCCTACCGATGTTTGGACCAATACTACCGAGTCTCCTATATCTGCTTACATGCGTTACCTTCAAAATTCTATCATGGACCAGGATCCCCAGCAACCCCAATCTCTGCGTCCACCGTATCCACATCCTAACCCTGGTGTGCCTCTGCTACCTTCTCCAAGAATTAATGGAGGTCCACACCTTCTTGCATCACCTAGATTGAATGGCCCTACACCGCTTCTTGAATCACCTCGTTTGAATGGTCCTCCACCAACTTTTCCTTCACCTAGGATGCATGGGGCTCCTCCCCCTTTACCCTCTCCAAATTCTCAATTTCTTGTGCCTTATCCTACTGGCTTCTGGAATCTGTTGTCACCTCGTTCACCTTATCCTCTTCTTTCTCCAGGCTACCAGTATCTTCCCCCAATTTCACCGGGTTTCTCATTCTCGTCCGCTAGCCAGTCTGGGATTTTGGGTCCTGGGCCTCCACTACCTCCCTCCCCTGGTTATGGTTTCCCTCTATCACCTTCTGGATTTTTCCCTTTTCCAAGCCCGAGTTGGAGGGAGTAA